The Frondihabitans australicus genome includes a region encoding these proteins:
- a CDS encoding CinA family protein — translation MTPASSSSPGSHAAARASSLAHDLVGRLRERGLTIAVAESLTGGLVVASLVDVPGASKVVCGGVVAYQTELKASLLGVSETLLAEHGAVHPDVAASMAMGVRERLTLDGVNADIGLATTGVAGPDPQDGQPVGTVYVGIAWGDDVEVLPLALEGDRSAIRWATVVESLSAVGFMLDGPRE, via the coding sequence GTGACGCCGGCGTCTTCGTCGTCGCCCGGGTCGCACGCCGCCGCGCGCGCGTCGTCGCTCGCCCACGACCTCGTCGGCCGGCTGCGTGAGCGCGGCCTCACGATCGCGGTCGCCGAGTCGCTGACGGGCGGACTCGTGGTGGCGTCGCTCGTCGACGTGCCGGGTGCCTCGAAGGTCGTCTGCGGCGGCGTGGTCGCCTACCAGACCGAGCTCAAGGCGTCCCTCCTCGGGGTGTCTGAGACGCTCCTGGCCGAGCACGGAGCCGTGCACCCCGACGTCGCGGCGTCGATGGCGATGGGCGTGCGCGAGCGTCTCACTCTCGACGGCGTGAACGCCGACATCGGCCTCGCGACGACAGGTGTCGCCGGGCCCGACCCGCAGGACGGCCAGCCCGTCGGCACCGTCTACGTGGGAATCGCCTGGGGAGACGACGTGGAAGTCCTGCCCCTCGCACTGGAGGGTGACCGATCCGCAATCCGATGGGCTACGGTCGTCGAATCACTCTCAGCGGTCGGGTTCATGCTCGACGGGCCTCGGGAATAG
- the pgsA gene encoding CDP-diacylglycerol--glycerol-3-phosphate 3-phosphatidyltransferase has translation MTTPTGAGSHAPAGKTFPFTGRIVSRGEGPASTANIANIITVVRILMAPLFFVMLVVDDGHMGALRVWAAVIFVVAILTDSLDGFLARRQNLVSDFGKIVDPLADKVLTGGAFIVLSVLGELPWWVTIVILVREVGITVYRFVALKDRVIAASRGGKIKTLLQGVALTLALFPFTTWLGGWFSWVDIVVMSAAFVATVLSGLDYMRVALQRPHDGTRP, from the coding sequence ATGACCACCCCCACAGGCGCCGGCTCGCACGCGCCGGCCGGCAAGACCTTCCCGTTCACGGGCAGGATCGTGAGCCGCGGCGAGGGCCCCGCCTCCACGGCCAACATCGCCAACATCATCACGGTCGTGCGCATCCTCATGGCGCCGCTGTTCTTCGTGATGCTCGTGGTCGACGACGGGCACATGGGCGCACTGCGGGTCTGGGCCGCGGTCATCTTCGTCGTGGCGATCCTCACCGACAGCCTCGACGGGTTCCTCGCCAGGCGTCAGAACCTCGTCTCCGACTTCGGGAAGATCGTCGACCCGCTGGCCGACAAGGTGCTCACGGGCGGTGCGTTCATCGTGCTGAGCGTGCTGGGCGAGCTGCCCTGGTGGGTGACGATCGTGATCCTGGTCCGCGAGGTCGGCATCACCGTGTACCGGTTCGTGGCGCTCAAAGACCGCGTGATCGCGGCGTCGCGCGGCGGCAAGATCAAGACGCTGCTGCAGGGCGTGGCTCTGACCCTCGCGCTGTTCCCGTTCACGACCTGGCTGGGCGGGTGGTTCAGCTGGGTCGACATCGTCGTGATGTCGGCGGCCTTCGTGGCGACGGTGCTGTCGGGCCTCGACTACATGCGCGTGGCGCTGCAGCGGCCGCACGACGGCACCCGGCCGTGA